From one Dermacentor andersoni chromosome 1, qqDerAnde1_hic_scaffold, whole genome shotgun sequence genomic stretch:
- the LOC126544143 gene encoding E3 ubiquitin-protein ligase TRIM45-like, giving the protein MHDSAYRQRDGSVEERADGVIVCPTCQNECTVTATGNEFPANFLVRRFLRSAPDLLGSWQPGSLKQSASQAKRSSLCDLCAKSRAAVNRCVGCLLSCCTRLRRHHPSENLRARSAARKTHEAGEQTMQSTASLGPRACSKHPAYQVDTFCLSCRKAICSSCLLNDHRNHVSSDLSAAKEKELMRTGQLLTRLHSKMSTLEDSANGTLKKSQALSRNASDVTREVNSFYDGYVCALEARRRELLDEIARFQKENQQTLLDRSSTLEAALVRAKSVHEFGKTLLHFGSEMPEVVLPLVEVLDKAARPIVVMDDKEDISTYQPLSLRFRKDREDHMEGYLVYGAVSRQADPSMVSAVLSFEDPADSQQLGSLKAVRLKFQDPSGHPIDVEPEQVRAMLISSKSARKSAAVVTRAEDDPLQLRLKFEARNAGTHALAVTLDDQPLLGSPFLFRVRSRKPRCEGRRCPAAPSLDRTCACRASASFQSQSLCKRQRIPGDSEVNVPPEQTPWGSSPKPFLQSNLNGSDIMTDASSRSSRLYQFTT; this is encoded by the exons ATGCATGACTCCGCATACCGCCAGCGCGACGGCTCTGTCGAAGAAAGGGCGGACGGTGTAATTGTTTGTCCTACATGCCAGAATGAATGCACCGTGACGGCGACAGGAAACGAGTTCCCTGCAAATTTTCTAGTCAGACGGTTCCTGCGCTCTGCTCCTGACCTACTTGGCAGCTGGCAGCCCGGCTCGCTAAAACAATCCGCGTCCCAAGCCAAGCGTTCCTCGCTGTGCGACCTGTGTGCCAAGAGCAGAGCTGCCGTGAACAGGTGCGTCGGGTGCTTGCTGTCGTGCTGCACTAGGCTGCGCCGGCATCATCCCAGCGAGAATCTACGCGCACGATCAGCCGCGCGCAAGACGCACGAGGCGGGCGAGCAGACCATGCAGTCAACGGCTTCACTGGGACCTCGAGCCTGTTCAAAACACCCAGCATACCAGGTAGACACTTTCTGTCTGTCATGCCGCAAGGCCATCTGCTCATCGTGCTTACTGAACGACCACCGTAATCACGTCAGCAGCGACTTAAGTGCTGCCAAAGAAAAGGAACTCATGAGGACAGGTCAGCTTCTTACCAGGCTGCACTCGAAGATGTCTACTCTTGAAGATTCGGCAAACGGAACCCTGAAGAAGAGCCAGGCTCTTTCTCGCAACGCTAGCGATGTGACACGCGAGGTGAACAGCTTCTACGACGGATATGTATGCGCTCTGGAAGCTCGTAGGCGCGAGCTGTTAGACGAAATTGCCCGCTTCCAGAAAGAAAATCAACAGACGCTGCTCGATCGTAGCAGCACCCTGGAGGCAGCGCTCGTGCGGGCTAAGAGCGTGCATGAGTTCGGTAAAACGCTGCTCCACTTCGGGTCTGAGATGCCAGAGGTCGTGCTGCCACTTGTAGAAGTGCTTGACAAagctgctcggcccatcgtcgtGATGGACGACAAAGAAGACATTTCAACGTATCAGCCGCTCTCCCTCAGATTCAGAAAGGATAGAGAGGACCACATGGAAGGATACCTCGTGTACGGTGCGGTGTCCCGCCAAGCCGACCCGTCGATGGTTTCAGCGGTGCTGTCTTTTGAAG ATCCTGCAGACAGTCAACAGCTTGGTTCTTTGAAAGCCGTGCGCTTGAAGTTCCAGGACCCCTCTGGACACCCGATTGACGTGGAACCAGAACAAGTTCGGGCAATGCTCATTTCATCCAAATCCGCAAG GAAAAGTGCAGCAGTAGTCACTCGTGCCGAAGACGATCCTTTACAACTGAGGCTGAAGTTCGAGGCGAGGAACGCCGGCACACACGCACTCGCAGTCACGCTAGACGACCAGCCCCTCCTG GGTAGCCCATTTCTGTTCAGGGTGAGGTCGCGGAAGCCGCGGTGTGAGGGGAGACGGTGTCCTGCTGCTCCTTCACTGGATAGAACTTGTGCTTGCCGCGCAAGCGCAAGCTTTCAGTCTCAGAGCCTGTGTAAACGTCAACGCATTCCAG